The genomic stretch GCTGGCTGGCGACGCAGGTCAGCCGCCACCGCCACCGGGGCGGGGCGACATCCGCAACGGCGACTGGGTGCACCTCGACAACCGCGACGTGATCTCGATGCCCGATCCCTGGGAGTACCCGTGGTACGCCGCTTGGGATCTGGCATTCCACTGCGTTGCGCTGGCGCACCTCGACGCGGAGTTCGCCAAGCGCCAGCTCATACTGCTCGGCCGGGAGTGGTACATGCACCCCAACGGCCAGCTTCCCGCGTACGAGTGGAACTTCAGTGACGTCAACCCGCCGGTTCACGCCTGGGCAGCGCTGCGTGTATGGGAGGTCGACCGGCAGTCGCGCGCCGCCCGAGGCGAGGACGCGACTCCCGATACGGACTTCTTGGAGCGCGTGTTCCACAAGCTCCTGCTCAACTTCACCTGGTGGGTGAACCGCAAGGACCAGGCCGGCAACAACGTGTTCGAGGGCGGCTTTCTCGGCTTGGACAACATCGGGTTGTTCGACCGTTCCAAACCTCTCCCCGTCCCGGGGATCCTCGAGCAGTCGGATGGCACCGCTTGGATGGCGATGTACTGCCTCAACCTGCTCGCTATCGCGCTGCAACTCGCGAAGCACGACCATGTCTACGAGGACGTGGCAACGAAGTTCTTCGAGCATTTCACCTACATCGCTCATGCGATGGAGTCGCAGGGCCTCTGGGACGACGAGGACGGGTTCTTCTACGACCTCGTGGTGCTCGACGGTGGCCAACGAATTCCCGTCAAGGTGCGCTCGATGGTCGGCATCGTGGCCCTGTTCGCCGTGTCGGTCCTGGAGGAGCAGGACCTCGCCGGACTCCCGTCGTTTGCCCGGCGCCTCGAGTGGTTCGTCGACAACAAGCAGCAGTACTCGCACCAAATCACGCGCAGCGACGGAAGGATCCTCCTTTCGGTCGTCGGGGAGCAGCGGCTGCGGAGAATCCTGCAGCGGTGCCTCGACCCAGCTGAGATGTTGTCGGACCACGGGATGAGGTCGGTCTCGCGCCACCACCATGACCATCCCTTCAGCATGGATCTCGGAGGCATGCACGCGAGCGTCGACTACGAGCCGGCCGAGTCGACGAACTTCCTCTTCGGGGGTAACTCAAACTGGCGGGGGCCTGTCTGGTTCCCCCTGAACCACCTGCTGATCGGAGCGCTCGACTCCTACCAGCGATTCTTCGGGGAGCGGCTGGTGGTCGAGTGTCCGACCGGTTCGGGCGACCAGGCGACGCTCTCAGCGGTCGCCGACGACCTGGCCCGCCGGCTCGTGGGCATATTCCTCCGGGATTCCGACGGGAGGCGGCCGGTCTTCGGCGACTACACCGTTATGCAAGACGATCCCGCGTGGCGCGACCAGTTGCTGTTCCACGAGTACTTCCACGGCGACACCGGAGCAGGACTCGGCGCATCTCACCAGACAGGCTGGACCGGGCTGGTCGTCGACCTGATCGCGGACCGGCGCCTCGGCGGCCGGACCTAAAGAGGTCAGGAGCCTCTAAGGTCACAGCCGATGACGAGCCCCAAGGAAGTCCCCCCCGAAGTCGACTCGGCCATCCGGCGCCTCATCGCTCGCTACTGCCACCTGGTGGACGACGGTGACTACGACGCAGCCGCGGCTCTGTTCACCGACGACGCCCGCTTCGTGGCCCTCGGGAAGAATCTCGACGGGCGCGCAGCCATCAAGGCGATGCTCGTCGACCAAGGCAACCACTCCACCCTGCACCAGGTGTCCAACGTGGTCGTGAGCAACGGTTCGCAGTCAGGCACCTTCCACGCGGTGGCGGACCTGAGCGTCGCGGCGAAGCTGGAGGGCTCCTGGACGCCAGCCTTCGTTGGCCGGTACCACGACACGTTCGTCGGCGAAGGCCGTGAGATGCGCTTCAGCCAACGGATACTCACCGCGCGGTAAGCCCGGCAGCAGGACCATGCCGGCGACCTGGCGGCAACCGATGCTCGCCCAGCTGTTGCGGTTTCCAGAAGAACGACGGGTTCTGGACGCCGGCGACTGGGTGTTCGAGCGCAAGCTGGACGGGCTCCGCTGCCTCGCCACGCGCAACGGTGCAGAAGTACAGCTGTGGTCGCGCAACCGCCTGTCTTTTTCCGCCCGTTTCCCCGATGTGGTCTCCGCCGTGGCGCAGCTTCCGGTCGACGACGTCACCCTCGATGGCGAGATAGTCGCGTTCGACGACGAGGGTCGCACGAGCTTCGCCCTGCTCCAGCAGTCGGGCAGACGGGCGGCTCCCGTCTACGTCGTGTTCGACGTGCTGCACCTTGTCGGCAACGACACCCGCGACCTGCCTCTAACCGACCGATCCGAGCTGGTCGATCGGCTCGTAGCCGCAGCCGGCGGACCGACACGCGGGACGATCACCACCGTCGAGCGGCTCACCGGAGACCCCGCACAGCTCCTGGACGAGGCGTGCCGCAACGGTTGGGAAGGTCTCGTGGCCAAGAGACCGGGGTCCCTCTACTGCTCTGGGCGCTCACCTGACTGGCGCAAGCTCAAGTGCAGCGCGAGCCAGGAACTGGTCGTAGGCGGGTGGACCGAACCTACCGGCAGCCGATCCGCCCTCGGCGCGTTGCTCGTCGGCTACTACGACGAGGACGGGCGGCTGGTCTTCGCCGGCAAGGTGGGGACCGGCTTCTCCGAAGCCGAACTGGGGCGGCTCCATGCGATGCTCGCGGAACGCTCCACCACGGAGTGCCCTTTCGCCCCTCCCGTCCGAGTCAAGGGTTCGCACTGGGTGAGGCCGGAACTGGTGGCGGCGGTGTCGTTTACCGAGTGGACGAGGGACGGCAAGCTCCGACACCCCCGCTACGAGGGACTGAGGACCGACAAAGCGGCGCTCGACGTGAGGCGAGAGGTGGGACGGTGACTGCGACGAGTTAAAGAGGTCCGAACCTCTTCAGTTGACCCGCTTCTCGTAACCCTCCCAGTAGGGGCTGCGCAGCTTGAACTTCTGGAGCTTCCCGGTCGCGGTGCGCGCGAGAGCGTCCCTGAATTCGACCGTCGTCGGGCACTTGAAATGCGCCAGCCGGCCGCGGCAGAACTCGATCAGCTCCTCTTCGGTCGCCTCCTGTCCGGCGCGCAGCACGATCAGCGCCTTGACCGTCTCGCCCCACTTCTCGCTCGGAACCCCGATCACCGCAACCTCGGCCACGGCGGGATGCTGGTACAGGCAGTCCTCGACCTCGACGGAGCTCACGTTCTCGCCGCCGGAGATGATCACGTCCTTCTTGCGGTCGGAGATCACCACGTAGTTGTCCTCGGTGATCCGGCCTTCGTCACCGGTGTGGAACCATCCGTCGACGAGAACCTTCGACGACTCCTCGGGCTGCTGCCAGTAGCCGGCGAAGACATGGTTTGACCGGGCCAGGACCTCGCCGTCCTTCGACGCCCGCATCTGGACGCCCACCGCTGGAGCGCCCGCCAGGCTGAGCCGCTTGCTCAGCTCCTCCGAGTCGAGCGAGTCCCACTCCGAACGCTTGCGGTTGATCGTCAGGAGGGGGGACGTCTCGGTGAGGCCGTAGATCTGGATGAACTCCCACCCGAGCTCCGTCTGGACCCGTTCGATCGTCTTCGACGGCGGCGGCGCCCCTGCGACGACGATCCGCACCCTGTCCCGGCCGGGAACCGCTTCGCCTGCCTCGCGCCTGACCCTCGCAGCCTCCAGAACTGCCGCGACGACCGCCGGCGCACCACAGAGGAGCGTCACGCCATGCGCGTCGATCCGCTTCAAGATCTCCTCTCCGTCGATCTTGCGCACCACGACCTGCGGGACGCCCATCGCGGTGACCGCGTACGGCATGCCCCAGCCGTTGCAGTGGAACATCGGCAGCGTGTGCATGTACACGTCCCGGTCGCTCACGTTGACATGCCAGCCGAAGACGGTGGCGTTCAACCAGCAGTTCCGGTGGGTCATCTGGACGCCTTTGGGACGGGCGGTCGTCCCGCTCGTGTAGTTGATGCTCGCCGTGGAGTCCTCGTCCGGCTCCCACTGCGACGGCTCGGCTGGGGCCGCAGGGTCGAACAGCGCGGCGTCCGACGTTCCGTCGAGGACGAAGCGGTGCTTGACGTTGATACCGGCGACGGTCGGCTCGGATTCGGGGTCGACCAGAAGCACGGTGGCTCCAGAGTGCTCCACGATGTAGCGGATCTCCTCGCCGCCAAGCCGGTAGTTGATCGGGACCAGCACCCGCCCGTACCCGCTCACCCCGTAGAAGGACACGGCGAATCGCGCGGCATTCGGGCTGACGATGGCCACCCTCTCCCCGAAACCGACTCCAAGCTCGTCGAGTGCCACTGCCATTCCGCGAGCGCGTGCGTCCAGTTCCCGGTAGGAGACAGTCCCGAACGAACCCGGGGTCCCGGGTTCGTCGACCACCGCGACCCGCTCGGGGTAGACGGTCGCCGCGCGTTGCAGGAAGTCCCCGACTGTCAACGGAACGTGCATGTGGTCCCCTGTCGCTCGATTGGTGCCTCGTATGCCGGCCTTCGCCTCTGCTGTCAAAACTAGCTTCGACCGCCGCGACTGGGGGCCGCTAGTGTCGCCCGCCGTGCGCAGGCACAAGCATCTCGCCGGACCGGCCAATGACGCCAGCGGAGCCGGCATGATGGCCGGCCCGCTGAAACTGACCGGGATAGCTGCCGGGGGCGCCGCGACAGCGGCCTTCGTGCACCTCTTACCCGGTGTCGTGGCGTGGCGGGCGGGTCGTTGCCTTGCGTTTCCCCGGTTGTCCGGGGTGGGGAGTGCCGGGCATGTGGCGCTCACCTTCGACGACGGGCCGGACCCGGTGTCGACCCCGCGGATACTGGACGTGCTCGACGAGCTGGGATGGCACGCCACGTTCTTCTGCTTGGGTTGCCAGGTCCGCCGCTCGCCGGGGCTCGCGCGGGAACTGGTCGAGCGCGGCCACGAGGTGGCTGTGCACGGGGACGACCACCGCAGCCACCTGCTTCGCTCTCCGCGGGCGACTGTCACCGACGTGGCTAGGGCGAGAGACTGCATAGAAGAGGTGACTCGGTCCGAGGTTCGGTGGTTTCGTCCGCCTTACGGCGGGGTCGCTCTACCGTCGTGGCTCGCTGGCAGGAATTCGGGATTGCAGATGGTGCTGTGGACCACGTGGGGCATCGACTGGCGCGAGGACTCGACCGGTGAGAGCGTCGCAGCCAACGTGGAGCGGACGTTCCATCGCGGCGCCACGGTGCTGCTGCACGACTCGGACATCACCTCGGCCTCGCAGAGCTGGAAGTCGACCGTCGACGCTCTCCCGCGCCTCGCCGAACGGTGGGCGGACGCCGGGCTGGCCGTCGGTCCCCTGCGCGACCACGGGATCGGGTGACGTCCGCGCCGTACGCGATGAGCCCGCGCCTGAAGAGATTCGCGGCGGCCCTGATGGTCTCGTCGCTACTGGCGTCTTGCGGCTCGAGCCCGCCGGCGCCGCGCAACTCGGTGCCGGGACTGGTGGTGGTCACCGGCCTGTACCCGCTCGCGCAGGCGGTCGAGCAGATCGGGCAGGGCCGGGCCCGCGCAGACAACGTGGTGCCGCCAGGGCAGAACCCCCTGTCGTACCAGCCAGGGACGGCGGAGAGCGCGGCTCTGTCGAACAGCCGCCTCGTCGTGCTCGGACCCACCGGGTTGCAGCCGGCGATCGACTCGGCGGCGGGCAGCTCGCCCGAGCGGGTCGTCCACGTCGCTCCCCCTGCCGGCGGGACCTACTACTGGCTGGACCCCGCTGCGATGCGAAAGGCGGTGCCACAGATCGCGGCCGCGATGGAGAGGGCGGACCCCCGTGACGCGGCCACATTCCAGGCGGGCGCGCGCGCCTTCGGGGACGCTCTCGGCTCGACCGGCATCGACTACCAGTCGACCATCTCGACCTGCCCACGCCGCGACGTCTTCGCGCCCGACGTCGCCTTCGCTCAGACGGCCCGGGCATACGGGCTGACCTTCCACGTGGTAGCGGGCGTCGACCAACCGCAAGCGTCAGTGGTCCGATCCGCCGCCGCGGCCATCCAGGCGTCGGGAGCGACGACCGTGTTCGTCGAGCCCTGGGTGCCGCAGACCACGGTTCGCGCGGCGGCCGCGGCAGCAGGGGTGGAGGTCAGGGCCCTCGACACCCTCGTGGGTCCGCCGGCGGGTGGCTGGCCGCGCCAGGCCACATATATCAACCTGCTCGAGGCCAACCTCGGGGCCCTCAGCTCGGGACTCGGATGCCCCTCTCAGGGAAGCGGCGCGTGAGCGGCGCGCTGCTGGCAATCTCGAAGTGGCCCGGCACCGCCGCTGCCGGGTACGTCACCCGCGGCTCCGAGCAGCCGGTCCTGTGGGGCCCGGCCGCAGACGTGTTCGCCTGGGCGTCGGTCACCAAGGTGCTCACGGCGATGTGTGTCTGGATCGCCGTGGAGGAGGGATCGGTGGGCTGGGAGGACCCCGCCGGGCCCGAGGGTGCGACCCTGGCCGATCTGCTCTCGCACGCGTCGGGCCTGGCGCCTGACAGCGACCGAGTCCTCGCACCACCGCGGCGCCGGCGGATCTACTCCAACCGCGGCATAGAGCTGGCGGCATCGCACCTGGCCTCGCGCACGGGAATCACTTTCGGCGACTACCTGGCCGAGGCCGTCCTCGAACCGCTCGGCATGCAGTCCACCCGGCTCGACGGGTCCCCCGCCCATGGGGCTTCGGGCCCGCTCGACGACCTGATGAAAATGGTCCTCGAGCTCCTCGATCCCAAGCTGGTCAGCGTCGAGACGCTCGCCCGGGCCACGGCGGTGGCCACTGAGGGGCTCACCGGAGTCCTACCAGGCTTCGGGAAGCAGGACCCCAACGACTGGGGTCTCGGCGTCGAAATCCGCTCCCACAAGAGCCCGCACTGGACGGGGAGCCGCAACTCGCCGGCCACGTTCGGGCACTTCGGCCAGGCAGGCGGGTTCTTGTGGGTGGACCCTGCGCTCGGTCTCGGCGCCGCAGCGCTCGGAAGCGCGCCGTTCGGACCGTGGGCAGCCGAGGCGTGGCCCGCCCTATCCGACGCCGTCATCGAGGAGGCGACGGGCGACACCCCAACGTGACGTCAGGTCTCGGGCGGTCCGGCGATCTCGCGGAAAGCCGCTAACGCGCGGGGAGCCCAGACGGTGCCCGGGCCGCCGTTCATCAGGACAGCCACACCGAGTGCCTCCGCCACCTCCGATTCGCTCGCACCACGCCTAGCCGCTCCCCTGGCGTGCGACGCCACGCACCCGTCGCATTCCCGGGTGACCGCCACCGCGAGGGCTATCAACTCCTTGACTCTCGAACTGAGCGCCCCCTCGGCCATCGCCGCGCGCTGCATGTCGGCATAGGCGCCGATCACGTCGGGGATGTGTTCGCGAAGCTCGCGGGCAGGTTCCCGCAGTTCGCCCAGGACCTCGTTCGGGTGGATCATCGACCGGCCTCCTTGTCAGCAGGGCTCATTCTGTCCGGTAGCGTCGGCGCGCATGGTCACCCGCTTCCTGCGACGCGACAAGATCGCGATCCTGTCGCGCCTGCCGCTCTTCGAGGCCTGCACGAAGCGCGAGCTGGCGTCGATGGCCTCGTTGACAGTGGACACGGAGAGGCCGGCCGGGTCGGTCCTGACCCGAGAGGGTCGCGACGGAGGTTTGATGTTCGTGATCGTCGACGGCGAAGCCGAGGTGGAACGCGACGGCAAGGTGATCAAGCGCCTCGGCCCCGGGGACGTCATCGGCGAGCTGTCCCTCATCGACGGGCTGCCCCGTTCCGCCAACGTCCGGGCCGTGACGGATACGAGGGTTCTCGAGTTGGCCAGGGACGATTTCAGGACTCTCGCCGACGGATCGCCCAAGTTCGTGCGGAATCTCCTGCGCGCCCTGTCCCTGCGGATCCGGGACATGGACGAGAGGTGGCCGGCTGAGCTGCGCTAACCAGCGGAGCCGGGCTGGTCGTCGCCCGAGTCGGCGAGCAGAGCCCGGATCTCGTCGTCGCCGCGCTCTGCGTCGACCATCTCGTCCAT from Acidimicrobiales bacterium encodes the following:
- a CDS encoding nuclear transport factor 2 family protein, translated to MTSPKEVPPEVDSAIRRLIARYCHLVDDGDYDAAAALFTDDARFVALGKNLDGRAAIKAMLVDQGNHSTLHQVSNVVVSNGSQSGTFHAVADLSVAAKLEGSWTPAFVGRYHDTFVGEGREMRFSQRILTAR
- the ligD gene encoding non-homologous end-joining DNA ligase, with protein sequence MPATWRQPMLAQLLRFPEERRVLDAGDWVFERKLDGLRCLATRNGAEVQLWSRNRLSFSARFPDVVSAVAQLPVDDVTLDGEIVAFDDEGRTSFALLQQSGRRAAPVYVVFDVLHLVGNDTRDLPLTDRSELVDRLVAAAGGPTRGTITTVERLTGDPAQLLDEACRNGWEGLVAKRPGSLYCSGRSPDWRKLKCSASQELVVGGWTEPTGSRSALGALLVGYYDEDGRLVFAGKVGTGFSEAELGRLHAMLAERSTTECPFAPPVRVKGSHWVRPELVAAVSFTEWTRDGKLRHPRYEGLRTDKAALDVRREVGR
- a CDS encoding AMP-binding protein, whose amino-acid sequence is MHVPLTVGDFLQRAATVYPERVAVVDEPGTPGSFGTVSYRELDARARGMAVALDELGVGFGERVAIVSPNAARFAVSFYGVSGYGRVLVPINYRLGGEEIRYIVEHSGATVLLVDPESEPTVAGINVKHRFVLDGTSDAALFDPAAPAEPSQWEPDEDSTASINYTSGTTARPKGVQMTHRNCWLNATVFGWHVNVSDRDVYMHTLPMFHCNGWGMPYAVTAMGVPQVVVRKIDGEEILKRIDAHGVTLLCGAPAVVAAVLEAARVRREAGEAVPGRDRVRIVVAGAPPPSKTIERVQTELGWEFIQIYGLTETSPLLTINRKRSEWDSLDSEELSKRLSLAGAPAVGVQMRASKDGEVLARSNHVFAGYWQQPEESSKVLVDGWFHTGDEGRITEDNYVVISDRKKDVIISGGENVSSVEVEDCLYQHPAVAEVAVIGVPSEKWGETVKALIVLRAGQEATEEELIEFCRGRLAHFKCPTTVEFRDALARTATGKLQKFKLRSPYWEGYEKRVN
- a CDS encoding polysaccharide deacetylase family protein encodes the protein MRRHKHLAGPANDASGAGMMAGPLKLTGIAAGGAATAAFVHLLPGVVAWRAGRCLAFPRLSGVGSAGHVALTFDDGPDPVSTPRILDVLDELGWHATFFCLGCQVRRSPGLARELVERGHEVAVHGDDHRSHLLRSPRATVTDVARARDCIEEVTRSEVRWFRPPYGGVALPSWLAGRNSGLQMVLWTTWGIDWREDSTGESVAANVERTFHRGATVLLHDSDITSASQSWKSTVDALPRLAERWADAGLAVGPLRDHGIG
- a CDS encoding metal ABC transporter substrate-binding protein, translated to MTSAPYAMSPRLKRFAAALMVSSLLASCGSSPPAPRNSVPGLVVVTGLYPLAQAVEQIGQGRARADNVVPPGQNPLSYQPGTAESAALSNSRLVVLGPTGLQPAIDSAAGSSPERVVHVAPPAGGTYYWLDPAAMRKAVPQIAAAMERADPRDAATFQAGARAFGDALGSTGIDYQSTISTCPRRDVFAPDVAFAQTARAYGLTFHVVAGVDQPQASVVRSAAAAIQASGATTVFVEPWVPQTTVRAAAAAAGVEVRALDTLVGPPAGGWPRQATYINLLEANLGALSSGLGCPSQGSGA
- a CDS encoding serine hydrolase domain-containing protein produces the protein MSGALLAISKWPGTAAAGYVTRGSEQPVLWGPAADVFAWASVTKVLTAMCVWIAVEEGSVGWEDPAGPEGATLADLLSHASGLAPDSDRVLAPPRRRRIYSNRGIELAASHLASRTGITFGDYLAEAVLEPLGMQSTRLDGSPAHGASGPLDDLMKMVLELLDPKLVSVETLARATAVATEGLTGVLPGFGKQDPNDWGLGVEIRSHKSPHWTGSRNSPATFGHFGQAGGFLWVDPALGLGAAALGSAPFGPWAAEAWPALSDAVIEEATGDTPT
- a CDS encoding carboxymuconolactone decarboxylase family protein; the encoded protein is MIHPNEVLGELREPARELREHIPDVIGAYADMQRAAMAEGALSSRVKELIALAVAVTRECDGCVASHARGAARRGASESEVAEALGVAVLMNGGPGTVWAPRALAAFREIAGPPET
- a CDS encoding cyclic nucleotide-binding domain-containing protein, with the protein product MVTRFLRRDKIAILSRLPLFEACTKRELASMASLTVDTERPAGSVLTREGRDGGLMFVIVDGEAEVERDGKVIKRLGPGDVIGELSLIDGLPRSANVRAVTDTRVLELARDDFRTLADGSPKFVRNLLRALSLRIRDMDERWPAELR